Proteins encoded by one window of bacterium:
- a CDS encoding prepilin-type N-terminal cleavage/methylation domain-containing protein translates to MKKMFAKLRDRRGISLVEMLIAFALTGVVTASVLKAYVTQHKNYMVQDDITHIQQNVRASIDELSRQCRMAGYALPLGLPSIEAANTDPDTITIVYHDDGCDTYLASAMPQPSSELKCATDVSCFYDGQWVYIFEPDSGGGEFFEITHVQPSSQHLQHNTMTLSKAYTKDAVILSLMRIQFYIDQTDPDHPNLMIRLPGKTPQVYAENISDLQFRYRLEDGNLVNVPVAVEDVREILISVTGRSANPDPDKPEDEQYRTRTSSTSVALRNLGV, encoded by the coding sequence ATGAAGAAGATGTTTGCAAAGCTCCGGGACCGACGTGGAATATCGTTAGTGGAAATGCTGATCGCGTTCGCCCTGACCGGTGTCGTAACTGCCTCGGTTTTGAAGGCGTACGTGACCCAGCACAAAAATTACATGGTCCAGGATGATATCACGCATATCCAGCAGAACGTCCGCGCATCGATTGATGAGCTGTCGCGTCAGTGCCGGATGGCGGGCTATGCCCTGCCGCTTGGTCTCCCGTCGATCGAGGCCGCCAATACCGATCCGGACACGATCACAATCGTCTATCACGACGATGGTTGCGACACGTATCTTGCTTCGGCGATGCCCCAGCCGTCCTCTGAATTAAAGTGCGCGACCGATGTCTCCTGCTTTTATGACGGACAGTGGGTCTACATCTTCGAGCCGGACTCCGGCGGTGGCGAGTTCTTCGAGATCACGCACGTGCAGCCGTCGTCGCAGCACCTGCAGCACAATACTATGACGTTATCGAAAGCGTACACCAAGGATGCGGTCATCCTTTCGCTGATGCGCATACAATTCTATATCGATCAAACCGATCCCGATCATCCGAACCTCATGATACGACTTCCCGGCAAAACCCCGCAGGTCTACGCCGAGAATATTTCCGACCTGCAGTTCCGTTATCGCCTTGAAGACGGAAACCTAGTGAATGTGCCGGTTGCAGTGGAGGATGTCCGCGAGATACTGATCTCGGTGACCGGGCGCTCCGCCAATCCGGATCCGGACAAACCGGAAGACGAGCAGTATCGGACTCGTACCTCGAGCACTTCGGTTGCGTTGCGCAACCTGGGAGTGTAA
- a CDS encoding prepilin-type N-terminal cleavage/methylation domain-containing protein has protein sequence MNRTRSHGLNARGISLVEMLIAFALTGIVTSAVLKAYVTQHKNYMTQDDITHIQQNVRASIDELARQCRMAGYAIPLGLEAIEASNTNPDTITIVYHDEGCDTYLSETMGSASAELNCATDVSCFYDGQWVYIFEPDSGGGEFVEISSVQTASNELQHSGSVLSKAYSVDAIVLSLMRVQFYVDNSDLDHPNLMLKLPGKAPQVYAENISDVQFRYRLEDGSVVDVPVAVEDVREVLISVTGRSANPDPDKADDEQYRTRTSSTSVALRNLGV, from the coding sequence ATGAACCGAACGAGATCGCATGGATTAAACGCGCGCGGCATTTCGCTGGTCGAAATGCTGATCGCGTTTGCCCTGACGGGAATCGTCACCAGCGCCGTACTCAAAGCCTACGTGACGCAGCATAAGAATTATATGACACAGGATGATATCACCCACATTCAGCAGAATGTCCGGGCATCGATCGATGAACTGGCACGGCAGTGCCGAATGGCCGGATATGCCATTCCGCTGGGACTGGAGGCGATCGAGGCCTCCAATACTAACCCCGATACGATCACGATCGTCTACCATGACGAAGGTTGCGATACGTATTTGTCGGAGACGATGGGTTCTGCTTCGGCCGAACTCAATTGCGCCACCGATGTCTCCTGCTTTTACGATGGTCAGTGGGTGTATATCTTCGAGCCGGATTCTGGCGGCGGCGAATTTGTGGAGATCTCATCGGTGCAAACCGCATCCAACGAATTGCAGCACAGCGGCTCGGTGCTCTCCAAGGCATATAGCGTCGATGCGATAGTGCTTTCGCTGATGCGCGTGCAATTCTATGTCGACAATAGCGATCTGGATCACCCGAACCTGATGCTCAAACTGCCGGGGAAAGCCCCCCAGGTATATGCTGAAAATATCTCTGATGTGCAGTTCAGATATCGACTGGAAGACGGAAGTGTAGTGGATGTCCCAGTGGCGGTCGAGGATGTGCGAGAGGTTCTCATTTCGGTGACTGGTCGCTCGGCCAATCCCGATCCGGATAAGGCCGATGACGAGCAGTATCGCACTCGAACATCGTCAACTTCGGTTGCCTTGCGCAACCTGGGCGTCTAG